A region from the Desertibacillus haloalkaliphilus genome encodes:
- a CDS encoding branched-chain amino acid aminotransferase, translating into MSDHTLTVVKRSSKKEKPASDQLVFGKHYTDHMFIMDYEEGKGWYDPRIVPYEPVTLDPAAMIFHYGQTVFEGLKAYRSKENRILLFRPEKNLQRINTSSERLSIPRIDEEQVLEYLKQLIEIDQDWVPSTPGTSLYIRPFVIATEPNLSLAPSKTYKFMIILSPVGSYYAEGINPVTIKVEEKYTRAVRGGTGAAKTAGNYSSAYKAQEVATKEGFSQVLWLDGVEKKYIEEVGSMNVFFKINGEVVTPQLNGSILEGITRLSTIELLRSWGIPVIERQITIEELFQYHKEGALEEAFGTGTAAVISPIGELSWGEHQVVINHRQTGELAKQLYDKLTGIQTGVEADEYGWTIEV; encoded by the coding sequence ATGAGTGATCATACACTTACTGTTGTTAAACGTTCATCTAAAAAAGAGAAACCGGCTTCAGACCAACTTGTGTTTGGAAAGCATTATACAGATCATATGTTTATCATGGATTATGAAGAAGGGAAGGGCTGGTATGATCCTAGGATTGTACCTTACGAGCCGGTGACATTAGACCCTGCAGCCATGATTTTTCATTATGGACAAACGGTGTTTGAAGGGTTAAAAGCCTATCGTTCGAAAGAGAACCGAATTTTATTATTTAGACCTGAGAAAAATTTACAGCGTATAAATACGTCAAGTGAACGGCTGAGTATTCCAAGAATTGATGAAGAACAAGTATTGGAATATCTAAAACAATTAATTGAGATTGACCAGGACTGGGTTCCATCAACTCCAGGAACATCACTCTATATTCGTCCGTTTGTGATTGCTACTGAACCTAACCTTTCGTTAGCCCCTTCAAAAACATATAAATTTATGATCATATTATCACCTGTAGGGTCTTACTATGCAGAAGGAATCAATCCGGTAACGATCAAGGTAGAAGAGAAATACACAAGAGCGGTACGTGGTGGAACAGGTGCAGCGAAAACAGCAGGGAACTACTCATCCGCATATAAGGCACAAGAAGTAGCAACGAAAGAAGGTTTTTCTCAAGTATTGTGGTTAGACGGGGTGGAAAAGAAGTATATTGAAGAAGTTGGCAGTATGAACGTCTTCTTTAAAATCAATGGAGAGGTCGTTACGCCACAATTAAATGGAAGTATATTAGAAGGAATTACGCGTTTATCCACAATTGAATTGTTAAGAAGCTGGGGAATCCCTGTTATTGAGCGGCAAATCACGATCGAAGAGTTGTTTCAATATCATAAAGAAGGAGCGCTAGAAGAGGCGTTTGGAACGGGAACAGCTGCTGTGATATCTCCAATTGGTGAACTTAGCTGGGGAGAACACCAGGTGGTCATTAATCACCGTCAAACAGGTGAATTGGCAAAGCAGTTATATGATAAGTTAACCGGGATTCAAACCGGTGTTGAAGCAGATGAGTACGGTTGGACGATAGAAGTATAA
- a CDS encoding glycosyl hydrolase family 18 protein: MQIHVVSPGESLWGISQAYQIPYQQIIEANQLPNPEQLVVGQAIVIPVAGRFHWVQQGETVWQLSQRYQVPVEHILAMNHIQFPQHIPEGYRLYVPESYHRQQPAIDVGAYVDLGITGEESPEVVAEVAEHLTFLQIFSYELNRDGSLTPINDQVIINTAYEDRVVPLMVITNIEDGQFSTEVATAVLQSEELQNKLLDEAIAIMEQRGYLGLDFDLEYLGAENREPYNELMRKAKSRLEQRGFYLSSALAPQVEPGMPGVLYEGHDYAAHGEIADFVFLMTYEWGWTGGPPMAVAPISQVRRVIEYAASVVPNDKIMMGVPLYGYDWTLPFVEGETRARAIDHQEAIELAARYNAAIEYDWEAQSPFFTYVDEEGLEHEVWFEDARSIQAKFDLVKEMGLRGLYYWVLGWEFPQNWLLLEDNFTINKRV, from the coding sequence GTGCAAATTCATGTTGTCTCTCCGGGAGAATCATTGTGGGGCATTTCGCAAGCCTATCAAATCCCGTATCAACAAATTATAGAAGCCAATCAATTACCTAATCCAGAACAACTCGTTGTTGGTCAAGCGATTGTTATTCCAGTTGCGGGGCGTTTTCATTGGGTACAGCAAGGAGAAACCGTTTGGCAGTTAAGTCAGCGTTATCAAGTTCCGGTTGAACATATTTTAGCGATGAACCATATACAATTCCCACAACACATTCCAGAAGGTTACCGGTTGTATGTACCAGAAAGTTATCATCGGCAACAGCCAGCCATCGATGTAGGTGCATATGTGGATCTCGGGATTACGGGGGAGGAATCACCTGAGGTTGTCGCTGAGGTTGCTGAACATCTAACATTCTTACAAATTTTTAGTTACGAATTAAATCGAGATGGTTCATTAACCCCGATTAATGATCAAGTGATCATTAATACGGCTTATGAGGATCGGGTTGTACCGTTAATGGTGATCACAAATATTGAAGACGGACAATTTAGTACCGAGGTTGCAACCGCAGTACTACAAAGTGAAGAATTACAAAACAAGTTGCTAGATGAAGCGATCGCAATTATGGAGCAAAGAGGGTATTTAGGTTTAGATTTTGACTTAGAATACCTCGGTGCTGAAAACCGTGAGCCGTACAATGAGTTAATGAGAAAAGCAAAATCAAGGCTCGAGCAACGAGGATTTTACCTATCAAGTGCACTTGCACCTCAAGTAGAGCCTGGGATGCCAGGGGTATTATACGAAGGACATGATTATGCAGCACATGGTGAAATTGCAGATTTTGTATTCTTGATGACTTATGAATGGGGATGGACAGGTGGACCACCGATGGCTGTTGCTCCGATAAGCCAAGTTCGACGTGTCATCGAGTATGCGGCGAGCGTTGTACCTAATGACAAGATCATGATGGGGGTTCCGCTCTACGGTTATGACTGGACCTTACCTTTTGTAGAAGGAGAAACAAGGGCAAGAGCGATCGATCATCAAGAAGCCATAGAATTAGCTGCACGATACAATGCTGCGATTGAGTACGATTGGGAAGCCCAATCTCCATTCTTTACTTATGTTGATGAGGAGGGACTTGAGCATGAAGTCTGGTTTGAGGATGCACGAAGCATTCAAGCAAAGTTTGACTTAGTGAAAGAAATGGGACTGCGGGGTTTGTATTACTGGGTTTTAGGTTGGGAATTTCCACAAAATTGGTTGCTGTTGGAAGATAATTTCACAATAAATAAACGTGTATAG
- a CDS encoding sensor histidine kinase, translating into MENILKRMSFRNKILIAMLLVVSLLSGGSLLFVHSFSQVNDVNQFNKEKVQELLWLNEWQKELALKRYQLERFLETDSESVIDDFDYRVISDIADEVPAALVEVNKDLDMINFVYENKVKGLLIYSSNDAAKQVIEEELLPMITSAKAQLDQLQGEAYTSLTEQSSEIREIIVTTLWILLMITSFATFLSIYLSYKISLGISKPTEKLVDKVSAISEGDYGLTIDKHPQYEFKKLTVAINQMSIRLRESFDTLYKEKLLREQILASIPIGIITLYNQGHQIEINSQARKLTGVTSKELEHLVKGSIRLDKNKELWELFRSGEFFDTKKIQIDSSGKESKVLVSQSPLFNEKAEIVGRIFYFLDVSSADALEKRIHRSEKLALAGEVAASSAHEIRNPLAVIHGFLTIMNQTVDEHERDQYQLPLILKEIDRINYIIEDMLMLAKPGTPKKNDYYIHTVLDEILPIIHSSCPVDISIDVSLERLLVHIDFNQMKQVFHNLLRNSIQALGEEGTISITSKQENGQALIYIADDGPGIPEEMKAQIFEPFITNKDDGTGLGLTIIRRVLESHEGSIHLVYSGRKGTVFELMLPLVDQAQ; encoded by the coding sequence ATGGAAAACATATTGAAGCGTATGTCTTTTCGAAATAAAATTCTAATCGCTATGCTCCTTGTTGTTTCACTCTTAAGTGGTGGTTCATTATTGTTTGTCCATTCATTCAGTCAGGTGAATGATGTGAATCAGTTTAATAAGGAAAAAGTTCAAGAGTTATTATGGCTCAATGAATGGCAAAAAGAATTAGCGTTGAAACGCTATCAATTAGAACGCTTTTTAGAAACCGATTCAGAGTCAGTAATTGATGATTTTGATTATCGGGTAATTAGTGACATCGCAGATGAGGTTCCAGCTGCTCTTGTCGAGGTAAATAAAGATCTTGATATGATCAACTTTGTCTATGAAAATAAAGTAAAAGGGTTACTCATATATTCAAGTAACGATGCAGCAAAACAAGTGATCGAAGAAGAGTTGCTACCAATGATTACATCTGCAAAAGCACAACTAGATCAACTTCAGGGTGAGGCTTATACATCATTAACTGAGCAGTCGAGTGAGATACGTGAAATCATTGTCACCACGCTATGGATATTATTAATGATTACGAGTTTTGCAACGTTTTTATCAATCTATTTATCGTACAAAATTAGCCTAGGAATCTCCAAACCAACTGAAAAGTTAGTAGACAAAGTTAGTGCTATTTCAGAAGGTGACTATGGATTAACAATAGATAAGCATCCTCAGTATGAGTTTAAAAAATTAACTGTAGCTATCAATCAAATGTCAATACGGTTACGTGAGTCATTTGACACATTATATAAAGAAAAATTACTTCGTGAACAAATTTTGGCTTCAATTCCAATAGGGATTATTACTTTATATAATCAAGGTCATCAAATCGAGATTAATAGCCAAGCACGCAAGCTTACCGGTGTGACAAGTAAGGAACTTGAGCACTTGGTTAAGGGTTCTATTCGATTAGATAAAAATAAAGAGTTGTGGGAGCTGTTTCGATCTGGTGAGTTTTTTGATACGAAAAAAATTCAAATCGATTCTTCAGGAAAGGAATCAAAAGTGTTAGTTTCACAGTCACCACTTTTCAATGAAAAGGCTGAGATCGTCGGACGGATTTTTTACTTTTTAGATGTATCATCGGCGGATGCACTTGAAAAAAGAATTCATCGATCGGAAAAATTAGCGCTCGCGGGCGAAGTGGCGGCAAGCTCTGCTCATGAAATTAGAAATCCGTTAGCGGTTATTCATGGATTTTTAACGATTATGAATCAAACAGTCGACGAGCATGAACGTGATCAATACCAATTGCCGTTAATTTTAAAGGAGATCGACCGCATTAATTATATTATTGAGGATATGTTAATGCTAGCTAAGCCAGGAACCCCAAAGAAAAACGACTATTATATTCACACTGTTTTAGACGAAATTTTACCAATTATCCATTCAAGTTGTCCTGTTGATATTTCGATTGATGTTAGTTTAGAGCGGCTCCTAGTTCATATCGATTTTAACCAAATGAAACAAGTGTTTCATAATTTGCTTAGAAATAGCATACAGGCTTTAGGTGAAGAAGGGACGATTTCAATTACATCAAAACAAGAAAATGGACAAGCATTGATTTACATTGCAGATGATGGACCAGGGATTCCAGAAGAGATGAAAGCACAAATTTTTGAACCGTTTATTACGAATAAAGACGATGGAACTGGTTTGGGTTTAACGATTATTCGAAGGGTGCTTGAAAGTCATGAAGGGAGCATCCATTTAGTCTATTCAGGAAGAAAAGGGACTGTATTTGAACTGATGCTCCCGTTAGTCGATCAAGCTCAATAG
- a CDS encoding BMP family ABC transporter substrate-binding protein, whose protein sequence is MSQKKILSRIIITSIILASALIISVAFRVYTITMNDNEGTAIDVEDFSVGIITSDRIYDQSWGSLAYEGKQRIREEFQVQVELVSERDTDEKIAQTVRMFIDHGHDIIIGHGREFSDVFTKVAPDYEHIHFVTINGTSQHDNQSVFTFHNISHGYFTGLVAALMTETNKIAIIDPFKNTDEGTVGFKYGVKSEDSSITLIHKVVNSRDDEHEAALLAREAIEDGADVIFTKGNAYNRAVIHEAEGADVYAIGYLDDQAYMARDHVITSVMVDIPETYISILRRFLRPDGLRAGETVLDFKDGVYKFAPLGPMVSDEIENKLKDTIESYNNGSYIIDIDS, encoded by the coding sequence ATGTCACAAAAAAAAATACTATCACGAATCATTATAACGAGTATTATCCTCGCGAGTGCTTTAATTATAAGCGTTGCATTTAGAGTATATACAATAACAATGAATGACAACGAAGGTACAGCGATTGATGTTGAAGATTTTTCTGTCGGTATTATTACTTCCGATAGGATTTATGATCAAAGCTGGGGGAGCCTTGCTTATGAGGGAAAGCAAAGGATCAGAGAAGAATTCCAGGTCCAAGTTGAATTAGTGAGTGAAAGGGATACCGATGAGAAGATTGCACAGACGGTGAGAATGTTTATTGATCATGGCCATGACATCATCATTGGTCATGGGAGAGAGTTTTCAGACGTGTTTACAAAAGTGGCACCTGACTATGAACATATTCATTTTGTCACTATAAATGGAACATCACAACATGACAATCAATCGGTCTTCACATTTCATAATATTTCTCATGGATATTTTACGGGTTTAGTTGCGGCACTTATGACTGAAACAAATAAGATTGCAATCATTGACCCATTTAAAAATACAGACGAGGGCACAGTAGGATTTAAATATGGAGTGAAAAGTGAAGATTCATCAATTACGCTGATACACAAAGTGGTTAATAGTCGTGATGATGAACATGAAGCAGCGCTTTTAGCTAGGGAAGCAATTGAGGATGGAGCAGATGTGATTTTTACAAAAGGAAATGCGTATAATCGAGCTGTTATTCATGAAGCCGAGGGTGCAGATGTCTATGCGATTGGTTATTTAGATGACCAAGCGTATATGGCCCGTGACCATGTCATTACGAGTGTAATGGTTGATATTCCAGAAACATATATTAGTATTTTACGTCGATTTTTACGTCCAGATGGATTACGTGCTGGTGAAACTGTACTTGATTTTAAAGACGGGGTATACAAATTTGCCCCTCTTGGACCGATGGTATCAGATGAAATTGAAAACAAATTGAAGGATACAATCGAAAGCTATAATAATGGTTCATATATCATTGATATAGATAGTTGA
- a CDS encoding MATE family efflux transporter: MHYAQTIREKIKLFIVILWPILVTQIGLFAMNFFDTLMSGRAGTDDLAGVAIGSSLWLPLFTGLNGVLLAVTPIVSQFIGSGERNKIGHTVTQALYVAVLIGLAVILVGGFLLEPILLFMNLEPAVHQIAKHYLIGLAIGIVPLFVSNVIRNFFDAQGHTKITMIITLMAIPFNILLNYGLIFGAFGLPELGGVGAGYATAITYWIIVGFSIWMTVKVEEVRPFRLFVNWYIPSPVTWKEILKIGIPIGLSIFFEASIFAAVTLMVGAMFDTVTIAAHQAAINFTTLIFMVPLSISMALTIMVGYEVGAKRIHDARQYTRLGVIASIGILSISSIFLYLFREQVAMLYSDHRGVVIMVKQFLIFAIFYQLSDAVQSSLIGVLRGYKDVTIPFFIALLSYWGVGIPSGFILAVYTQLGPYGYWIGITIGLTCAAVGFYLRLRLIQSRLDVREI; encoded by the coding sequence ATGCATTATGCGCAAACGATACGTGAAAAAATAAAATTATTTATAGTGATTTTATGGCCGATTTTAGTGACTCAAATCGGCTTATTTGCTATGAACTTTTTTGATACGCTCATGTCTGGTAGAGCAGGCACGGATGATTTAGCTGGTGTTGCAATCGGTTCAAGCTTGTGGCTTCCGTTATTTACTGGACTTAACGGCGTATTATTAGCGGTTACACCGATTGTTTCACAGTTTATCGGAAGCGGCGAGCGTAACAAGATTGGTCATACAGTTACTCAAGCTCTATATGTGGCAGTTCTAATCGGTCTAGCAGTGATTTTGGTAGGTGGCTTCCTGTTGGAGCCGATATTACTGTTTATGAATTTAGAACCGGCAGTCCATCAGATTGCGAAGCATTATCTCATTGGATTAGCCATAGGGATTGTCCCATTATTTGTTTCGAATGTGATTCGGAACTTTTTTGACGCACAAGGACATACAAAAATTACGATGATCATCACATTAATGGCCATCCCTTTTAACATTTTATTAAATTACGGTTTAATTTTTGGCGCGTTCGGTTTGCCTGAGCTAGGAGGGGTTGGTGCAGGTTACGCAACAGCGATCACCTATTGGATAATTGTTGGTTTTAGCATTTGGATGACCGTTAAGGTTGAGGAGGTTAGGCCATTTCGTTTATTTGTGAATTGGTACATCCCGTCACCCGTGACATGGAAGGAGATTTTAAAAATTGGAATACCAATCGGTCTTTCAATCTTCTTTGAAGCAAGTATCTTTGCAGCGGTAACATTAATGGTTGGGGCTATGTTTGATACCGTAACGATTGCTGCCCATCAAGCGGCTATAAATTTTACCACATTGATTTTTATGGTTCCTTTAAGTATATCGATGGCATTGACCATTATGGTTGGCTATGAAGTAGGAGCTAAACGAATCCACGATGCTAGGCAATACACGCGTCTCGGAGTCATAGCATCAATCGGAATCTTGAGCATTAGTTCAATTTTTCTATACCTGTTCCGTGAACAGGTTGCGATGCTTTATAGCGATCATAGAGGAGTTGTGATTATGGTCAAGCAATTTTTGATTTTTGCGATCTTTTATCAATTATCCGATGCCGTTCAAAGTTCACTTATTGGTGTTTTAAGAGGATACAAAGATGTTACCATTCCGTTTTTTATTGCTCTTTTATCTTATTGGGGTGTAGGGATACCATCTGGGTTTATTCTTGCTGTCTATACGCAATTAGGTCCGTATGGATACTGGATAGGGATCACGATTGGTTTAACCTGTGCTGCAGTTGGGTTTTATTTAAGGTTACGCTTAATTCAAAGCCGTTTGGATGTTAGGGAGATTTGA
- a CDS encoding MFS transporter, giving the protein MARITEWNPENEEFWEKEGRKHAKRNLWISVPTLMMAFIVWQIWSVVAIRLNDVGFQFTDEQLFTLAAIPGLVGATLRFVYTFAVGKFGGRNWTVFSTGILLLPTVGIGFAVQNPDTPYWVMLVLAALCGLGGGNFSSSSSNMSFFFPKKEKGTALGINGGLGNMGVSVVQFMTPLAIAVGTFSFIGGEGQVLPNGSEIWLQNAAFIWVVPIIALTIIAYFGMDNLPNTQQSAKDQFVVVKRKHTWIMTWLYVATFGSFIGYGAAFPLLLNSSFPEYAGLAFIGAFLAAAFRPVGGWLSDKFGGARVTAYTLILMTLGALSVIFFLGQQSFFGFLVAFLILFMASGAGSGSTFQMIPIIFPPKEAAPVLGFTAAFAAYGSFLIPQLFGWSLASTGAYVTALYIFVAFYVISILLNWFYYQRKNAEVKC; this is encoded by the coding sequence ATGGCAAGAATTACTGAATGGAATCCCGAAAATGAAGAATTTTGGGAAAAAGAAGGAAGAAAACACGCGAAAAGAAACTTATGGATATCAGTTCCTACATTAATGATGGCTTTTATCGTTTGGCAAATTTGGTCAGTCGTAGCGATTCGCCTAAACGATGTTGGCTTCCAGTTTACGGATGAGCAATTATTTACGTTAGCAGCCATTCCAGGGTTAGTTGGGGCGACTTTACGTTTTGTTTATACATTTGCAGTCGGAAAATTTGGTGGCCGTAACTGGACTGTTTTCTCAACAGGTATCTTATTATTACCAACTGTTGGTATCGGTTTTGCTGTTCAAAATCCAGACACGCCGTACTGGGTGATGCTTGTACTTGCTGCCCTTTGTGGACTTGGTGGCGGAAACTTTTCATCTTCATCTTCAAACATGAGTTTCTTTTTCCCAAAAAAGGAAAAAGGAACAGCACTTGGAATTAATGGTGGCTTAGGAAATATGGGGGTGTCCGTCGTACAATTTATGACACCACTAGCTATTGCCGTTGGGACATTTTCATTTATTGGCGGCGAAGGTCAAGTTTTACCTAATGGTTCAGAAATTTGGTTACAAAACGCAGCATTTATTTGGGTCGTGCCGATTATTGCTTTAACAATCATTGCTTATTTTGGGATGGATAATTTACCAAATACACAGCAATCTGCGAAAGACCAGTTCGTCGTTGTCAAACGCAAACATACATGGATTATGACTTGGTTATATGTTGCAACATTCGGGTCATTTATCGGCTATGGGGCTGCATTTCCATTATTATTAAATTCATCATTTCCCGAATATGCTGGTTTAGCCTTCATAGGAGCCTTTCTTGCCGCTGCATTCCGTCCGGTTGGTGGTTGGCTTTCAGATAAGTTCGGGGGGGCAAGAGTTACAGCTTATACGCTTATTCTTATGACTCTTGGGGCGTTATCTGTGATCTTCTTTCTTGGACAACAAAGCTTCTTCGGGTTCTTAGTTGCCTTTCTAATCTTATTTATGGCATCAGGTGCTGGGTCAGGATCAACATTCCAGATGATTCCAATCATCTTCCCACCGAAAGAAGCTGCACCAGTACTTGGATTTACAGCAGCTTTTGCGGCTTATGGATCATTCTTAATTCCGCAATTATTTGGTTGGTCTTTAGCATCAACTGGTGCATACGTGACAGCATTATATATCTTTGTTGCATTTTATGTCATTTCAATTTTACTCAACTGGTTCTACTACCAAAGAAAAAATGCAGAAGTTAAATGCTAA
- a CDS encoding CAP domain-containing protein: MMKKLMTTMVLMIFLLLCLGGCANGDDVAFEAQHNGSLQKGHQQRTDHTIMENDDDNISSESTTKSSNEFPHTRSVKVQEAKYRFEVVPQQQQQEQQQIEIRQQQAGQQQQQQQQQRQEQQERQARQQQEQQPEQPIADPEQHQETAPEEQAQEQQQPQADEQQEDQAPEADQTEGINEMEQQVIELTNAERRNNGLSELQAHQSLSSIARKKSQDMQQNDYFSHTSPTYGSPFDMIRDGGVSYQSAAENIAQGQPSAEQVVQSWMNSEGHRKNILNGEFTHIGVGYDETGHHWTQMFIKE; the protein is encoded by the coding sequence ATGATGAAAAAATTAATGACAACAATGGTGTTAATGATTTTTTTACTTTTATGTCTTGGAGGGTGTGCGAATGGGGATGATGTAGCATTTGAAGCCCAGCACAATGGTAGTCTGCAAAAAGGTCATCAACAACGTACAGATCATACGATCATGGAAAACGATGATGACAATATTTCTAGTGAAAGTACAACAAAGTCAAGTAATGAATTCCCGCATACAAGGTCAGTTAAAGTTCAAGAAGCTAAATATCGTTTTGAGGTTGTACCTCAACAGCAACAACAAGAGCAGCAACAAATCGAAATCAGGCAACAACAAGCAGGTCAACAGCAACAACAACAGCAACAACAACGGCAAGAACAACAAGAACGACAAGCACGTCAGCAACAAGAGCAGCAACCAGAGCAACCGATAGCAGATCCTGAGCAACATCAAGAAACGGCGCCTGAAGAACAGGCACAAGAGCAACAGCAACCACAAGCGGATGAACAGCAAGAAGATCAGGCCCCTGAAGCTGATCAAACAGAAGGAATTAATGAAATGGAACAACAAGTGATTGAGTTAACAAATGCTGAAAGACGTAATAATGGATTGTCGGAATTACAAGCACACCAGTCACTAAGCTCAATTGCTCGAAAAAAGTCACAAGATATGCAACAAAATGATTATTTTTCACATACTAGTCCAACGTACGGCTCGCCATTCGATATGATTAGAGATGGTGGAGTATCTTATCAATCTGCGGCTGAAAATATTGCTCAAGGCCAACCATCAGCTGAACAAGTGGTGCAATCATGGATGAATAGTGAAGGTCACCGGAAAAATATTTTAAATGGAGAGTTCACGCATATTGGTGTAGGCTATGATGAAACAGGTCACCATTGGACACAAATGTTTATAAAAGAGTAG
- a CDS encoding DUF2187 family protein yields MSDEQLMGVEVGDIIQINKGSEKGQTAKVIAVYTNSVAIELNRKEDNGKPARTVINKSKFTVKS; encoded by the coding sequence ATGTCAGATGAACAATTAATGGGTGTCGAAGTTGGAGACATTATTCAAATAAATAAAGGTTCTGAAAAAGGTCAGACTGCTAAAGTGATTGCCGTTTATACAAACTCAGTCGCCATTGAATTAAATCGAAAAGAAGATAACGGAAAACCCGCACGTACGGTGATCAATAAAAGTAAATTTACCGTGAAATCGTAA